In Brienomyrus brachyistius isolate T26 chromosome 19, BBRACH_0.4, whole genome shotgun sequence, one DNA window encodes the following:
- the paqr8 gene encoding membrane progestin receptor beta isoform X2, which produces MSSAIVERISTLSLSVQQLGRLPRVLDALPSLPSLRGTVQASDVPALFREPYILSGYRPAGQDWHCYLLSLFQWHNESLNVWTHLLAILPLLLRCWVSAGTWGVGAVAPDPVSLPLLLFVLSAISYLLFSTAAHLLQSRSELAHYALFFLDYVGVGLHQYGCALAHYFYSAEPAWHQSIVGEVFLPATAFLAWLSCSSCCYAKLRYRRPYPLQRKIIQLIPAGMEYLLVISPVIHRLATGSWNDPALPFHALQVVFFILAAFFYSCSLPERLFPGRCDIVGHGHQIFHVFLVLCTLCQQEALLEDFAARRESVVQVHGQGYLLLAAASFGVLMLCSAVTAVLMCAVVQRRLQWKQE; this is translated from the coding sequence atgtCTAGCGCAATCGTGGAGCGGATCAGCACCCTGTCACTGAGCGTGCAGCAGCTTGGCCGACTGCCCCGCGTTCTGGATGCCCTGCCCTCCCTCCCCTCCCTGAGGGGCACCGTGCAGGCGTCCGATGTGCCTGCACTCTTCCGTGAGCCGTACATCCTGTCAGGCTACCGGCCCGCGGGCCAGGACTGGCACTGCTACCTCCTCAGCCTCTTCCAGTGGCACAACGAGTCGCTGAACGTGTGGACGCACCTTCTGGCCATTCTGCCGCTGCTGCTGCGCTGCTGGGTCTCCGCCGGCACCTGGGGCGTGGGGGCGGTGGCCCCGGATCCCGTCTCGCTGCCGCTGCTCCTCTTCGTGCTGTCAGCCATCTCCTACCTGCTGTTCAGCACCGCCGCCCACCTGCTGCAGTCACGCTCCGAGCTGGCGCACTACGCACTCTTCTTCCTGGACTACGTGGGCGTCGGCTTGCACCAGTATGGCTGTGCCCTGGCACACTATTTTTACAGCGCAGAGCCGGCCTGGCACCAGAGCATCGTGGGGGAGGTCTTCCTGCCCGCCACTGCCTTCCTTGCTTGGCTGTCTTGCAGCAGTTGCTGTTACGCCAAGCTCCGTTACCGCCGCCCGTACCCCTTGCAGAGGAAGATCATCCAGCTGATCCCTGCTGGCATGGAGTACCTGTTGGTCATCAGTCCAGTGATTCACCGCCTGGCCACGGGTTCCTGGAACGACCCGGCGCTGCCTTTCCATGCTCTCCAGGTCGTCTTCTTCATCCTGGCCGCCTTCTTCTACTCCTGCTCCCTGCCCGAGCGCCTCTTCCCGGGCCGCTGCGATATCGTGGGCCACGGCCACCAGATCTTCCACGTCTTCCTGGTGCTGTGCACGCTCTgccagcaggaggcgctgcTGGAGGACTTTGCTGCCCGCCGGGAGTCGGTGGTGCAGGTGCACGGCCAGGGCTACCTGCTTTTGGCCGCCGCCTCCTTCGGCGTGCTGATGCTGTGCAGTGCGGTGACCGCAGTGCTCATGTGCGCCGTGGTGCAGCGACGcttgcagtggaaacaggagtga
- the paqr8 gene encoding membrane progestin receptor beta isoform X1, giving the protein MGGELGQSRTPAWVGCAVLPTGEVRPTSHSKAPGRGTRRYRWGGGSMSSAIVERISTLSLSVQQLGRLPRVLDALPSLPSLRGTVQASDVPALFREPYILSGYRPAGQDWHCYLLSLFQWHNESLNVWTHLLAILPLLLRCWVSAGTWGVGAVAPDPVSLPLLLFVLSAISYLLFSTAAHLLQSRSELAHYALFFLDYVGVGLHQYGCALAHYFYSAEPAWHQSIVGEVFLPATAFLAWLSCSSCCYAKLRYRRPYPLQRKIIQLIPAGMEYLLVISPVIHRLATGSWNDPALPFHALQVVFFILAAFFYSCSLPERLFPGRCDIVGHGHQIFHVFLVLCTLCQQEALLEDFAARRESVVQVHGQGYLLLAAASFGVLMLCSAVTAVLMCAVVQRRLQWKQE; this is encoded by the coding sequence gtggggggggggcagtatgtCTAGCGCAATCGTGGAGCGGATCAGCACCCTGTCACTGAGCGTGCAGCAGCTTGGCCGACTGCCCCGCGTTCTGGATGCCCTGCCCTCCCTCCCCTCCCTGAGGGGCACCGTGCAGGCGTCCGATGTGCCTGCACTCTTCCGTGAGCCGTACATCCTGTCAGGCTACCGGCCCGCGGGCCAGGACTGGCACTGCTACCTCCTCAGCCTCTTCCAGTGGCACAACGAGTCGCTGAACGTGTGGACGCACCTTCTGGCCATTCTGCCGCTGCTGCTGCGCTGCTGGGTCTCCGCCGGCACCTGGGGCGTGGGGGCGGTGGCCCCGGATCCCGTCTCGCTGCCGCTGCTCCTCTTCGTGCTGTCAGCCATCTCCTACCTGCTGTTCAGCACCGCCGCCCACCTGCTGCAGTCACGCTCCGAGCTGGCGCACTACGCACTCTTCTTCCTGGACTACGTGGGCGTCGGCTTGCACCAGTATGGCTGTGCCCTGGCACACTATTTTTACAGCGCAGAGCCGGCCTGGCACCAGAGCATCGTGGGGGAGGTCTTCCTGCCCGCCACTGCCTTCCTTGCTTGGCTGTCTTGCAGCAGTTGCTGTTACGCCAAGCTCCGTTACCGCCGCCCGTACCCCTTGCAGAGGAAGATCATCCAGCTGATCCCTGCTGGCATGGAGTACCTGTTGGTCATCAGTCCAGTGATTCACCGCCTGGCCACGGGTTCCTGGAACGACCCGGCGCTGCCTTTCCATGCTCTCCAGGTCGTCTTCTTCATCCTGGCCGCCTTCTTCTACTCCTGCTCCCTGCCCGAGCGCCTCTTCCCGGGCCGCTGCGATATCGTGGGCCACGGCCACCAGATCTTCCACGTCTTCCTGGTGCTGTGCACGCTCTgccagcaggaggcgctgcTGGAGGACTTTGCTGCCCGCCGGGAGTCGGTGGTGCAGGTGCACGGCCAGGGCTACCTGCTTTTGGCCGCCGCCTCCTTCGGCGTGCTGATGCTGTGCAGTGCGGTGACCGCAGTGCTCATGTGCGCCGTGGTGCAGCGACGcttgcagtggaaacaggagtga